From one Gemmobacter sp. genomic stretch:
- a CDS encoding electron transfer flavoprotein-ubiquinone oxidoreductase codes for MAEAIERESMEYDVVIVGGGPAGLSAAIRLKQLDPDLSVVLLEKGSEVGAHILSGAVLDPSGLDALIPDWKARGAPITVPVRHDNFLILGEAGSLRIPNWPMPPFMHNHGNYIVSMGNVCRWMATQAEELGVEIFPGMSCSALVYGDQGEVRGVVAGEMGLNADGTPGPQYEPGMELVGKYVLLAEGVRGSLSKEVIAKYDLSAGKEPQKFGIGMKEIWEIDPAKHREGTVTHTMGWPLGNRAGGGSFIYHLENNQVYVGFVVHLNYENPYLYPYMEFQRFKHHPMVAELLKGGKRVAYGARAITEGGWQSLPKLVAPGVALLGCSAGMVNVPRIKGNHNAMFSGKAAAEAAYAAIQAGRQGDELTGYETDVRNGPIAKDLKPVRNMKPLWSKLGLTVALPLGGFDMWTNALTGLSVFGTLKHGKNDAAATGKAANFKPIDYPRPDGVLSFDRLTNVAFSFTNHEESQPAHLKLKDPSIPIAVNLPEYAEPAQRYCPAGVYEVIGEGAEARFQINFQNCVHCKTCDIKDPSQNINWTTPQGGDGPNYPNM; via the coding sequence ATGGCGGAAGCGATCGAACGCGAGTCGATGGAATACGATGTGGTCATCGTGGGCGGCGGGCCTGCGGGCCTGTCCGCGGCCATCCGCCTCAAGCAGCTGGACCCCGACCTGTCGGTGGTGCTGCTGGAAAAGGGGTCCGAGGTCGGCGCCCATATCCTGTCCGGCGCGGTGCTGGACCCCTCGGGGCTGGATGCGCTGATCCCCGACTGGAAGGCCAGGGGGGCACCGATCACCGTTCCGGTGCGGCACGACAATTTCCTGATCCTGGGCGAGGCGGGATCCTTGCGCATCCCGAACTGGCCGATGCCGCCCTTCATGCACAACCACGGCAACTACATCGTCAGCATGGGCAATGTCTGCCGCTGGATGGCGACCCAGGCCGAGGAGCTGGGGGTCGAGATTTTCCCCGGCATGTCGTGCAGCGCGCTGGTCTATGGCGATCAGGGCGAGGTGCGCGGCGTGGTCGCCGGCGAAATGGGCCTGAACGCCGATGGCACCCCGGGGCCGCAGTATGAACCGGGGATGGAGCTGGTGGGCAAGTATGTCCTGCTGGCCGAAGGCGTGCGCGGCAGCCTGTCGAAAGAGGTCATCGCGAAATACGACCTGTCCGCCGGGAAAGAGCCGCAGAAGTTCGGCATCGGCATGAAGGAAATCTGGGAGATTGATCCCGCCAAGCACCGCGAAGGCACCGTGACCCATACCATGGGCTGGCCGCTGGGCAACCGCGCGGGTGGCGGCAGTTTCATCTATCACCTTGAGAACAATCAGGTCTATGTCGGCTTCGTGGTTCACCTGAACTACGAAAACCCCTACCTGTATCCCTATATGGAATTCCAGCGGTTCAAGCACCACCCGATGGTCGCCGAACTGCTGAAAGGCGGCAAGCGCGTGGCCTATGGCGCCCGCGCGATCACCGAAGGCGGCTGGCAGTCGCTGCCCAAACTGGTGGCGCCGGGGGTGGCGCTGCTGGGTTGTTCGGCCGGCATGGTCAACGTGCCGCGCATCAAGGGCAACCACAACGCGATGTTCTCGGGCAAGGCCGCGGCCGAGGCGGCCTATGCCGCCATTCAGGCCGGCCGTCAGGGCGACGAGCTGACCGGCTATGAAACCGATGTGCGCAACGGCCCGATTGCCAAGGATCTCAAGCCCGTCCGCAACATGAAGCCGCTGTGGTCCAAGCTGGGCCTGACCGTCGCCCTGCCGCTGGGCGGGTTCGACATGTGGACCAACGCGCTGACCGGCCTGTCGGTGTTCGGCACGCTGAAACACGGCAAGAACGATGCGGCCGCCACCGGCAAGGCCGCGAACTTCAAGCCCATCGACTATCCGCGCCCCGATGGCGTGCTGTCGTTCGACCGGCTGACCAACGTGGCCTTCAGCTTTACCAACCACGAGGAAAGCCAGCCCGCGCACCTCAAGCTCAAGGATCCCTCGATCCCGATCGCGGTCAACCTGCCGGAATATGCCGAACCCGCGCAGCGCTATTGCCCGGCCGGCGTCTATGAGGTGATCGGCGAAGGCGCCGAGGCGCGGTTCCAGATCAACTTCCAGAACTGCGTCCACTGCAAGACCTGCGACATCAAGGATCCCAGCCAGAACATCAACTGGACCACGCCGCAGGGTGGCGACGGGCCGAACTACCCCAACATGTGA